The Oreochromis niloticus isolate F11D_XX linkage group LG18, O_niloticus_UMD_NMBU, whole genome shotgun sequence DNA window AGTGAGCCTGCGGGAGCTCTGAGCTCTTTATGTCAGCCTCGCAGACCaaagtaacaataataataataataatatgagaAGTGTGGAGTTAAAAGCAGAAATCTCAAGCTTTTAGAAAGATCAGACTGAGGTCGGAGCAGCAGAGACACCGACGGCTCAGCATGGCTGGTTAGAGGTAGCGGGCTCCTCATGGTCTGTACACGGTTAGAAATCCCCGTAACTCACTGAGCCTGCCACAGCTTCTAATGCCAGACTTGTAGTTATGATACAGCACAGCTGAGTGATGTCGCTCAGCAGCTCACctgctaatcagaaggttggggGTTCCCTCCGAGTGACGGATACCGAACCCGAGCTGCTCCCGAGTGTGACTGTTGGATAGGCAcagtccgtgtgtgtgtgtgtgtgtatgtgtgtgtgtgtgtgtgtgtgtgtgtgtgtgagagagagagagagaatgggtgaatgagacatgttgtagagtagaaaagtgccattagcacttttgtatttttttgtgtgtttggctTGTGAAATTGGATCAGAAGGAAACTAGTACCTGCGCTCAGCTGCGAAGCAGCTTACAGCTGATCTGTACTTGTACTCTGTGTACTGTATTAAATCTACTCTGTAGGTACGTTATAACCACATCTCTCTGAAGAGAGGTGGAAAAATGACCTGGCATTTTATTTGCTTATGACGGCTGGCACAGCTTATATGAAACACCTGAGACGCGACCACAAGGTCTCAAACATCAACACAGAAGTTTAAATCACCTGTTAGGTCAGGATTGTactctgtggttatttatgcaCTGTTACTTACATTAATCTTGTCCCTGCAGACCACCCACAGctccacatcactgcagcagagaaGGTTCCTCCTAAAAAGCGTCTCTGTAACCAGGAGAGGAACTGCAGCCTGAACCCGGAGCAACCAGGGCCTCCTCATGTTAAACAGAAACATAAGAAACTGTTGTCCAGTCAGGAAGAATCAAAGCGTCCACAGattaaagaacagcacaaactCAGGAGAGAGGGAGTGCAGTCGGCACTGAAGCGTCACACCGAGAGCTTTATGGCGACTCCTGTTTATGAGGAATGTAGGGAACAGGAACCAAACGACGGCCAGATCCTCTTTCACAACTCCCCAAACTGGAGTCCGGTAGGAAGGAAGCATGTGAGGTCAGGATCAGCCGCAAACATGGAtgtgaaacaaagaaagaagcgcagaagaaagaaaagtgacAGAAACTGTGTAGAAAACTCTCACACATCCAAGAGTCAGCAtaaaaaatctgtaaaatgtgaagtgggaaaaaaaaaaaaaactttatgaaAAAGTCCCAAATGCTGAAGCTCCACAGGATCCGCACACGTGAAGCTGCAGACCTGTGACACATAGTTGTAGGTTGTAAATTGTCACTCCACACGAGAAGTTGTGCACAAATACAAAACCTGCTGGAAAACATGGCGACCTGACAGCGTGAAACAAGCGTTTGGAAACCCACAGAGTGGGCTTAGCTGCATGCTGGGAAAGCCTCAGAGCGTCCACATTAGAAGCCACAGAGGCTGTGCTTTCTCAGGCCTGCGAGAAACGATTTAAACACATGAACGTGAGCTGCCTTTACCCCGTCACACCTGTGGGGAAGGATTTACCATTACATGGAATAAAAAAGGCACAAAATATCTCTGGGGCAAAATATGTTTTGAGGTCAGTCACAAGCATTTCATAAGTTTCaaagatttttatttgcaaATAAACTGCTGAACAAGTTGATGTTTACGGTGTCGACGCGGGCTGGATCTCAGCTTCTGGGTCAATCCTGATTGTTGCTGATCCACTCCGGCTTGATCACAGCTCCAGGATCAGTTTGTCAGCTTCTGCTCTCCCACCTGCTTTTTAAGGTTTGACCAAACTAACTGTCAGTACGATGACAATCTGAACGTTTTTCAGCATATTGTTATACAAGATGTAACTGATAACCAAGTCGCTCGAAGGAGAATCAAATGAACATTTTGGATCTGTGGTCAGGAAACTCACAGGATTTTAGCATCAGCACTGTAAACAGTCTTTGCATACATTTGATTTATTTGGCAATAAAACTCTTTTAAACTTGTGGTTCTCAACTACATCATAAAATCGCGTAAAACAGCAAATTTGTGGCAGTACAAAAAACTTTTGAAAGGTCTGTAAATGCAGATTAACAGAGCGTGCTGTGAGGTCGTCTTTGAGTTTCTTTGAGGTCCTGGAGGAAAAGCTTACACGTTTGCACCACGTGTGTAGTTGCTGATGTCAAAATTAGAAACAGATTGTAAATATtccattatttttgttttgttttaataaatgaGGTGAATTAAAGACAGAAGCTCTAAATTCTAAATAATGAGTTTGTTATTGAGTAATCGTGCATGTCctttcagctgtttttattttattaatcatGTAAAAATGCATTCGTTGTATATAGATTGATGCTGCTGATGTTTTGAAGACGCTTCATCATCTTTTCACTGTTCAGGTTTTTTAAAGTGATGCTCGAGTTCTGGACGTTTTCTTTAATAAATGATTCACAAACTAACAGTCGGCTCTCTGGGATCCTTCATCGCACTCGTGAGCTCTTAAATCAAACATCATGACGTCTCCTGCTGTTTCAGCACTAAACCTACACGTTTAGAGGTTTTGCTGTGCCCTCCATGTGAGAAACAGCTCATCGTTCGTTGGGCGCTCAGCAGCTTTATTCTTCTGAAGCTCAGATGGATGTGTTGTTTCTACTAATAGACAGCAGGGGGCGCCTCCTCACATGCAAAAGGAAGCAAGAAAATGAACCTGCTCTTCTCtcgacctctgacctcagtaaataatttcctgatgagtttgtcACTTAGTAGTTtcagcttacacacacacaggtgttcaCAGTGGGTTTGTTTCATAAAGCTGTGGATGAGCTCCATTTGAGCTGTCAGGGGATTCCTGTAAATCTTTCATTTACAGTTCTGACTGTGTGGAGCTCATCTTACATGGTGACACACTGGGTTAGCTGTTATCTGCCTGTCTGCTCCGCTCCTCTCCTCGCCTGCCTCAGGTGTCCTGTAGGTctcctctctcctgctctgctCATAAAAAGGACGTAACAATATCACAGTGAAATCTAACAAATCTGTGGTGAGTCCTCCTGGAGGTGCTGGAGTTTCTTCCTTTGGAAATTTTGCATCACATTTTTAAGAGTCACTTTTCAACCTTCTTAATTACGTCATGGTTGAACTTCTTGGATTGTGATGTGTTGAGTCTATAAGTTATTCTGTATTACCCTCAATAAAATAACTGTTCATATGTAAAGTCATTACTGTGAGTGAACAGATAAATAGACACCATTAGACGTATGCCTGCGCCACCTGTGGGACACGATTCTATCGAATTTACTTAATGAAACATCACCAAAGAACCCACACAGGTGTGAAACTGTGCTGCTGTGAATGCTGTGGGAAGGGTTTCAGTCAGAACAGTGATTTAACAGTTCACATGAGGATCCACGGGGGAACGGGGAAGCTTCCCGGTGTGAAGCCGTGGAAGTTTGGACCACATGAGCAGCAACACAGGCAGGACGCCACAGAGCTGAAACATCAAATCACAGATGATGGAGAAATCATCTGTGATTGAAGTGTCCATCACCCAGAGTCAGAGCGCTGTTAGAGGAGTTATGAATGCACCATCCCAGTGTTTGGACTGGATATTAGTCTGATGACAGAAACTGGGTCAAGTGACAACAGCTCAGTCTGTGGGCTGATCTAGTTTTTCCAGCTCTGAGCTGTTCAGTGTTTCACATGACGAGTGCAAAGAAATAAAgtcctgttttcatttattgttttacttACCTTAAACATAAAAGAATGATTCAGTTTCTTCCTCACAGTGATGAATAAATCATTTCATAGGTGCTGATGTCAATACTGGAAAAAAAGTTTAGTCTTCATGTTTTACAAAATATCTAGAATACATTTAAACATCATCCTGTTAACTTTTCTACTATTTAAAATGTCAGCAGCTCAAATTCTTGGTATAAAAATGAGACGTGACAACAAAATGAACCAGGAACTGAGACGGTCGCTTATTGAAAAAGAAATCGGCGCCTTTTTGTAGATTCATGCAACCTATTTGACAAAGATAAGGAACTGGTGACATCTTTGCTGCCTTACAATACATAAGATTCATGAaataaggtgtgtgtgtgtgtgtgtgtgtgtgtgtgactcaaCCCACAACAGTTGgctgttataattatatttatgCTCACTATTAAATGTCTTTTTGGTCACAGAGACCTTTCATAtttggatggatggacatttgacttgttttttatattttacagccCATCCCAACTTTTAGGAATTGGTTTTAGTTTTATGACTCATGATTTTCACTTACATTGACTCTTTTTGATCCACTTCTTCTGGCAGCAGAAAACCTTCACACCAGTCAGACTTCATGTTTCtgtcattaaaaacatgtaCAGTCATGTCAGGGTAATAAAAGAGCTGTAAGGatgttttcatatttgtttaatgCTGGTTTAAAATGCAGGCTGATGCTAATAATACACAGtatctttcattctttttatTACTTTCAAATGTAATTTTGGGCTTTGACCAGCAGGGGGAACTAGACTAGACcctgataaaacagaaacaggctGACTAGAATGTGCAAACTTTAATCAGGTGCTTCAGATGGAAACAATGTAAAACCAACCAACATCATTTATATTTCATATAAAAATCTGGAAAATTTCACACTTGACTCATAATCAGATGCTTTTTCTGTACAATAGCTTTagtacatttaaataaatcatgCCACACTCGTACTTTGAATATTTTCAGAGTTACAGGCCCTCTAAGTACACAGAGGTGGGGTGAAACGTGGTCCTTATCAGTTCACCGTGTTCTTCCAGCAGGTTCAGGAGAGAGAAACATTAACAGaggtttttcctgaaaacttcAAGACTTTAAGCGAAAGTCCTTAATTTCAGATGAAACATTAACACCTCACACACTTAACAAGCTCTTCTTCATTTTGATTTCCTTCACGTCTGTTGTGTAGCTTCAGTTACCTTTGCAACAAAGTTATACAATTACAACTATTATGATACCAGGTGATACTTAAGTATAAATTACTGTTAGGTGAATGAACCTGAGTAACTGGTGCTAAAAGAATGATTGTTATCCAACGTCTACATCTAATATTGCCTCGGCAGCATGTCCCAATCACAAAGACTGCACACAGGAACAAGCTGAGACAACGTGCTCTGTACAGACACAAAACAACTTCAAACAGGAGCGATGTAACACAGAATACTGTGGAGTGAAAATCATTCAAACTTCGTATTTGCCTGCAGAAAACAAACTGACAACATTTCAAATGTTGTTCAGGCCTCAGAGTACAACTCACTGAATCCATGACATCATCATACTCCCTTACAAACATCCACATGTTTCAATAAGACCCAttcaataaaaactgaaatgcaCTTATTACAGATTCACCACGTCTACTGGACAATCTGACAAAGATTGATTGTGCACTCCGACACACTGATCCAGGCCCAGGCAGCTTCATCGAACACAGCCTGCTATGCATTTCTGAAAAACCATTTAAAGGCTGAAAGCTCTACTTAACGACTTCTGCTTCCCAGACGCATTTTCCACTCAGACATTACAGGCCTGACTTTCCTCCTGAGAGTCTGTGGGCTGTTAAACTACCACTCTGAGTGAAACTCTTCCCACACGTCTGGCAGGACTTCTCCTTCTCTTGCATGTTTATATTCTCATGTGTGCAGACACGTTACAACGATCGATGAAGCTTTTCCCACACTTTGTAAGAGCACGGTCTCTATCTATTGTGAATCCTCATGTGGACGTTCAAACCGCCGCTTTGAGTGAAACTTTTGCCACATATTGTACAAGAGTAGTCCTTCTGGCCTGTGTGGATCTTCATGTGTCGCAGCAAATGGCCACTCTGCCTGAAGCTGTTTCCACACAGTTTACAGGAATACGGTTTCTCGCCCGTGTGGATCGCCGTGTGCCGCTTGAACGCTGAAGCGTCAGAGAACCTTCTCCCACAGCTCTTACAGATGTGCGGTTTGTCACCCGTGTGAATTCTGCTGTGGACGGTCAAATCACTACTCTGACAGAAGGTTTTCCCACATACTTTGCAGGAATACGGCTTCTCCCCCGAGTGAATTAACGCATGCCGTTTGAGAGCCGATGACTGAGAAAAGCTTTTCCCACAGGCGTTACAAAGGTAGGGCTTCTCGCCTGTGTGGATTCTCGTGTGAATCAACATTTTATCTCGAGCTCGGAAACCTCTCCCGCATGTTTCACAAGAAAACGGCTTCTCCTCTGCAACGCCATTTTGGTGATACTTCATTAAATAAAGCTGATAGAACTCTTTCTCGCAGGTGCTGCAAGCGTACGGCTTCTCTGAGGTTCTGTGGTGGTTCCCGTCATCCTGAAAGTCTTCCCCACAAACGTCACATTTACTGACAGAGTCTAAACTGCTGTCACTGTTTCTGTGATGGCTCTGCTTTGGTTTCAGCTCTGCATTTCTAGTTGATCCTGAGGCTACATCAAAGCTTTCTTTGTTCAAGCTCTCAGTTTCAGGAGAGCTGGGTGAGAGGAGCTGGTCACAGTTTGATTCTGACTCGCTGAGGTCACTGTCCTCATAAGCAGGAGTCACCATAAAAGTATCGATCTCCTCCTTTAGTAGgagctgctctccctcctgactgaTGAAGagttcttcctcttcctctttgatTTGTGGAGGTTCTGGATCCTCCTGGTCCAGACTGGAGTTACTCTCCTGGTCACAGAActcctcttcctcattctgaCTGACAAGCGGAAGATCTGAGGGGACAAAGGGGGACATGAAAAGTTACTAGTGTGACGATTACGTTCTGGGGAATgtaaccactttttttttttttttttaaaccagcagGGACAGTGTTTTTACCTTTGAGAGCTTTGAAATGTGTTGCTGCTCTTAATTTGAATATTTCTTTTTGGTCCTACTTGCTTCCTCACAAGGATTTGCCCTTTGCACAGCCTGCAGTATGAGTAAGATTGTTGTTAATAACTTACCTGGTTGAATAAGGGTTACCCTGACTCACTGCAACAACTTTTAGTATAAATTGGCATTACATGAAAGTACTTCATGTC harbors:
- the LOC102077800 gene encoding uncharacterized protein LOC102077800, with product MSTVEFLINFVNERLSAAVDEIFTVFENTIVKYEQDIERQRRLLESFWKPEIKLHRIDHPQLHITAAEKVPPKKRLCNQERNCSLNPEQPGPPHVKQKHKKLLSSQEESKRPQIKEQHKLRREGVQSALKRHTESFMATPVYEECREQEPNDGQILFHNSPNWSPVGRKHVRSGSAANMDVKQRKKRRRKKSDRNCVENSHTSKSQHKKSVKCEVGKKKKTL